From the Terriglobia bacterium genome, the window TTGGCATTGAATGGGATGGGGATTATCCGTTGGGTCGTGACGCCCGCGTGCCCCCGTGGCTCGGTCGTCGGTTCTCGTGATCACACGAGCGTCGCGCGGGCGATGGCGCCGGTCTCGGGCCCCGCCCGGGCGACCACGACCCCCTCGGGACTCCAGATGCTCGAACGGCCGGCGGCCCGCGCGAAACCGCCGCCGGTCGACCCGGCGAAGCTGGCCACCGCGACCCAGACGTGGAGGCTCGCGGCCACGCGACGGGCGCGCTCGTCCTGGACGGCCGCCTCTTCGGCGGACTTCAAGGTGGCGGCAACGTAGGCGTCGATCCCTAAGGCGGCGGTGTCGGACGCGTGCTGCGGGCTTCCGGTGTCCTTGCAGATGGCAAGGCCGAGCCGCCAGCCGTCGACGTCGAGCGCGGCGGGCTTGCTCCCCGCGGAGAACCGGTCGGCCTCGGTCGTGGACAGCCACATCTTGCGGTAGGCCACGGCGGCCCCGGATCCTTCGACGGCCACCATCGCGATGTGCGACCGGCCCGCCTCGCCGTGCACGGGAGCACCCACCAGCGCCAACGACCCCGTCTCGGCGCACGCCTCGACGATCGGCGTCAGCCGCGGGTCCCCGACCGTGATCG encodes:
- a CDS encoding carbon-nitrogen hydrolase family protein gives rise to the protein MRRPLIIAVTQPPCIPYDVAANAVTHAGAVRSAEARVVVFPELSLTGYELDAPAITVGDPRLTPIVEACAETGSLALVGAPVHGEAGRSHIAMVAVEGSGAAVAYRKMWLSTTEADRFSAGSKPAALDVDGWRLGLAICKDTGSPQHASDTAALGIDAYVAATLKSAEEAAVQDERARRVAASLHVWVAVASFAGSTGGGFARAAGRSSIWSPEGVVVARAGPETGAIARATLV